From the genome of Salvelinus alpinus chromosome 19, SLU_Salpinus.1, whole genome shotgun sequence, one region includes:
- the neff1 gene encoding low molecular weight neuronal intermediate filament → MSYSGDVYSSSSYRKIFGEAPRNSGRMTVGSSPSRLSSGFRSSSAHRNYGSPSMLTSSGYRKVGAGRNFHSSMSDSMDLNQSTAVTNEMKIIRTNEKEQLQGLNDRFVSFIEKVHNLEQQNKVLEAEVTMLRQRHTEPSRLHDLYEQEIRELRARVEELTHEKSQMHLDCVQMNETLDRVKQKLDEETRLREEAEGTLISYRKDVDDATMSRLELEKKVESLLDEIAFLRKVHEEELQELQASLQASQVSVEMDMREGKPDLAVALKDIRAQYEVLSAKNQNQAEEWYRSKFASVNEAAARNQDQVKHSREELNEYRRQVQARTLEIEALRGHNEALERQMAEMEDRHSNEMGEMQETIQQLESALRSTKGEMSRHLREYQDLLNVKMALDIEIAAYRKLLEGEECRLSTVGGNILQSGYSGFSYSSGRSYALGSSAPYRMRGAKPEEPEEEEDEEEKEEEEEENEEEGEEGEEGDENAEENGNGDEEEDEEEEEEGQKKKDEKNGKDEKDEKKGEKGSAPSKSTKS, encoded by the exons ATGAGCTACTCCGGCGATGTCTACTCCAGCAGTTCCTATCGGAAGATCTTCGGGGAAGCGCCCCGGAACTCCGGCCGCATGACCGTAGGCAGCAGCCCCTCTCGCCTGTCCAGCGGATTCCGCTCCAGCAGCGCACACCGCAACTATGGCTCCCCATCCATGCTCACATCCTCCGGCTACCGCAAGGTGGGCGCCGGGCGCAACTTCCACTCCTCCATGTCCGACTCTATGGACCTGAACCAGTCCACGGCCGTCACCAACGAGATGAAAATCATCCGCACCAACGAGAAGGAGCAGCTCCAGGGCCTGAACGACCGCTTCGTCTCCTTCATCGAGAAGGTCCACAACTTGGAACAGCAGAACAAGGTGCTGGAAGCCGAGGTGACCATGCTGCGCCAGCGCCACACTGAGCCCTCCAGACTGCACGACCTGTACGAGCAAGAGATCCGCGAGCTGAGGGCCCGCGTCGAGGAACTGACGCACGAGAAGAGCCAGATGCACCTGGACTGCGTGCAGATGAACGAGACGCTGGACCGCGTTAAGCAGAAGCTGGACGAGGAGACGAGGCTCCGCGAGGAGGCGGAGGGCACCCTGATAAGCTACCGCAAGGACGTGGATGATGCCACGATGTCCCGGCTCGAGCTGGAGAAGAAAGTCGAGTCGCTGCTGGATGAGATCGCCTTCCTCAGGAAAGTGCACGAGGAGGAGCTGCAGGAGCTGCAGGCTTCCCTGCAAGCCTCACAG GTGTCAGtggagatggacatgagggaggGTAAACCCGACCTGGCCGTGGCCCTGAAGGACATCCGTGCCCAGTACGAGGTCCTGTCAGCCAAGAACCAGAACCAGGCGGAGGAGTGGTACCGCTCCAAGTTTGCCAGTGTGAATGAGGCGGCCGCCCGCAACCAGGATCAGGTTAAGCATAGCAGGGAGGAGCTAAATGAGTACCGCAGGCAGGTGCAGGCCCGTACCCTGGAGATCGAGGCCCTCAGGGGCCACAATGAGGCCCTGGAGAGGCAGATGGCTGAGATGGAAGACCGCCACAGCAACGAGATGGGAGAGATGCAG GAGACCATCCAGCAGCTTGAGTCTGCTCTCCGAAGCACCAAGGGTGAGATGTCCCGTCATTTGCGTGAGTACCAGGACCTGTTGAACGTCAAAATGGCCCTGGACATTGAGATCGCTGCTTACAG GAAGCTGCTGGAAGGTGAAGAGTGCCGTCTGAGTACAGTGGGCGGAAATATCCTGCAGTCAGGCTACTCTGGCTTCTCCTATTCGTCCGGCCGCTCCTACGCCCTGGGTTCCTCCGCCCCCTACAGGATGAGGGGAGCCAAGCCTGaggaaccagaggaggaggaggatgaggaagagaaggaggaagaggaagaggagaatgaggaggaaggagaggaaggagaggagggagatgagaatGCAGAGGAGAATGGAAACGGtgatgaggaggaagatgaggaagaggaggaggaaggtcaGAAGAAGAAAGATGAGAAGAATGGCAAGgatgagaaggatgagaagaagggagagaagggaagtgCTCCCAGCAAGAGCACCAAGAGCTAA